A portion of the Desmodus rotundus isolate HL8 chromosome 8, HLdesRot8A.1, whole genome shotgun sequence genome contains these proteins:
- the HSF1 gene encoding heat shock factor protein 1 isoform X1: MDLPVGPGTAGPSNVPAFLTKLWTLVSDPDTDALICWSPSGNSFHVFDQGQFAKEVLPKYFKHNNMASFVRQLNMYGFRKVVHIEQGGLVKPERDDTEFQHPCFLRGQEQLLENIKRKVTSVSTLKSEDIKVHQDSVTKLLTDVQLMKGKQESMDSKLLAMKHENEALWREVASLRQKHAQQQKVVNKLIQFLISLVQSNRILGVKRKIPLMLNDSGSAHSLPKYGRQYSLEPIHGSGPYSAPSPAYSGSGLYSSDAVSSSGPIISDITELTPGSPLASPSRSVDEGTLSSSPLVQVKEEPPSRPQSPQAQEASPGRLTTVVETPLSPTALIDSILRESEPAPAASASPLTDVGARPPSTLPASSPEKCLSVACLDNLTHTPQMSGVARLFPYPSSSSLHGRFQPGAELSEHLDAMDSNLDNLQTMLTSHGFSVDTTALLDLFSPSVPDMNLPDLDSSLASQIQELLSPQEPPKPLEVEDSSPDSGKQLVHYTAQPLFLMEPGPVDVGSSDLPVLFELGEGSYFSEGDDYAEDPTISLLTGSEPPKAKDPTVS; encoded by the exons ATGGATCTGCCTGTGGGCCCTGGCACAGCGGGACCCAGCAACGTCCCGGCCTTCCTGACCAAGCTGTGGACCCTCGTGAGCGACCCAGACACGGACGCGCTTATCTGCTGGAGCCCG AGCGGGAACAGCTTCCACGTGTTCGACCAAGGCCAGTTTGCCAAAGAGGTGCTGCCCAAGTACTTCAAGCACAACAACATGGCCAGCTTCGTGCGGCAGCTCAACATGT ATGGCTTCCGGAAGGTGGTCCACATTGAGCAGGGCGGCCTGGTCAAGCCAGAGAGGGATGACACTGAGTTCCAGCACCCATGCTTCCTACGTGGCCAGGAGCAGCTCCTGGAGAACATCAAGAGGAAAGTGACCAGT GTGTCCACCCTGAAGAGCGAGGACATAAAGGTTCACCAAGACAGTGTCACGAAGCTGCTGACCGACGTGCAGCTGATGAAGGGGAAGCAGGAAAGCATGGACTCCAAGCTCCTGGCCATGAAGCA CGAGAACGAGGCCTTGTGGCGGGAGGTGGCCAGCCTGCGGCAGAAGCACGCCCAGCAGCAGAAAGTCGTCAACAAG CTCATCCAGTTCCTCATCTCACTGGTCCAGTCCAACCGGATCCTGGGGGTGAAGAGAAAGAT ccccctgATGCTGAACGACAGCGGCTCGGCACATTCCTTGCCCAAGTATGGCCGGCAGTACTCCCTGGAACCCATCCACGGCTCGGGCCCCTACTCG GCTCCGTCCCCGGCCTACAGTGGCTCTGGCCTCTACTCCTCAGATGCCGTTTCCAGCTCTGGACCCATCATCTCGGACATCACTGAGCTGACCCCCGGCAGCCCCTTGGCCTCCCCCAGCAGGAGTGTGGATGAGGG gacCCTGTCGAGCAGCCCCCTGGTGCAAGTAAAGGAGGAGCCCCCGAGCCGCCCTCAGAGCCCCCAGGCACAGGAGGCGAGTCCCGGGCGCCTGACCACCGTGGTGGAGACGCCCCTGTCCCCGACCGCCCTTATCGACTCCATTCTGCGGGAGAGCGAGCCTGCCCCCGCCGCCTCAGCCTCGCCCCTCACAGATGTGGGGGCCCGGCCCCCATCGACCCTGCCCGCCTCATCCCCTGAGAAGTGCCTCAGCGTAGCCTGCCTGGACAA TTTGACTCACACTCCACAGATGTCTGGGGTCGCCCGCCTCTTCCcctacccctcctcctcctctctgcatGGCCGATTCCAGCCAGG GGCCGAGCTCAGTGAGCACTTGGACGCCATGGACTCCAACCTGGACAACCTGCAGACCATGCTGACGAGCCACGGCTTCAGCGTGGACACCACCGCCCTGCTGGAT CTGTTCAGCCCCTCGGTGCCAGACATGAACCTGCCCGACCTGGACAGCAGCCTGGCCAGT CAGATCCAGGAGCTCCTGTCTCCCCAGGAGCCCCCCAAGCCTCTCGAGGTGGAGGACAGTAGTCCCGACTCAG GAAAGCAGCTGGTGCACTACACGGCGCAGCCCCTGTTCCTGATGGAGCCGGGCCCTGTGGACGTGGGGAGCAGCGACCTGCCTGTGCTCTTCGAGCTGGGGGAGGGCTCCTACTTCTCGGAGGGGGACGACTACGCAGAGGACCCCACCATCTCCCTGCTGACGGGCTCTGAGCCCCCCAAAGCCAAGGACCCCACTGTCTCCTAG
- the HSF1 gene encoding heat shock factor protein 1 isoform X2: protein MDLPVGPGTAGPSNVPAFLTKLWTLVSDPDTDALICWSPSGNSFHVFDQGQFAKEVLPKYFKHNNMASFVRQLNMYGFRKVVHIEQGGLVKPERDDTEFQHPCFLRGQEQLLENIKRKVTSVSTLKSEDIKVHQDSVTKLLTDVQLMKGKQESMDSKLLAMKHENEALWREVASLRQKHAQQQKVVNKLIQFLISLVQSNRILGVKRKIPLMLNDSGSAHSLPKYGRQYSLEPIHGSGPYSAPSPAYSGSGLYSSDAVSSSGPIISDITELTPGSPLASPSRSVDEGTLSSSPLVQVKEEPPSRPQSPQAQEASPGRLTTVVETPLSPTALIDSILRESEPAPAASASPLTDVGARPPSTLPASSPEKCLSVACLDNLTHTPQMSGVARLFPYPSSSSLHGRFQPGAELSEHLDAMDSNLDNLQTMLTSHGFSVDTTALLDLFSPSVPDMNLPDLDSSLASIQELLSPQEPPKPLEVEDSSPDSGKQLVHYTAQPLFLMEPGPVDVGSSDLPVLFELGEGSYFSEGDDYAEDPTISLLTGSEPPKAKDPTVS, encoded by the exons ATGGATCTGCCTGTGGGCCCTGGCACAGCGGGACCCAGCAACGTCCCGGCCTTCCTGACCAAGCTGTGGACCCTCGTGAGCGACCCAGACACGGACGCGCTTATCTGCTGGAGCCCG AGCGGGAACAGCTTCCACGTGTTCGACCAAGGCCAGTTTGCCAAAGAGGTGCTGCCCAAGTACTTCAAGCACAACAACATGGCCAGCTTCGTGCGGCAGCTCAACATGT ATGGCTTCCGGAAGGTGGTCCACATTGAGCAGGGCGGCCTGGTCAAGCCAGAGAGGGATGACACTGAGTTCCAGCACCCATGCTTCCTACGTGGCCAGGAGCAGCTCCTGGAGAACATCAAGAGGAAAGTGACCAGT GTGTCCACCCTGAAGAGCGAGGACATAAAGGTTCACCAAGACAGTGTCACGAAGCTGCTGACCGACGTGCAGCTGATGAAGGGGAAGCAGGAAAGCATGGACTCCAAGCTCCTGGCCATGAAGCA CGAGAACGAGGCCTTGTGGCGGGAGGTGGCCAGCCTGCGGCAGAAGCACGCCCAGCAGCAGAAAGTCGTCAACAAG CTCATCCAGTTCCTCATCTCACTGGTCCAGTCCAACCGGATCCTGGGGGTGAAGAGAAAGAT ccccctgATGCTGAACGACAGCGGCTCGGCACATTCCTTGCCCAAGTATGGCCGGCAGTACTCCCTGGAACCCATCCACGGCTCGGGCCCCTACTCG GCTCCGTCCCCGGCCTACAGTGGCTCTGGCCTCTACTCCTCAGATGCCGTTTCCAGCTCTGGACCCATCATCTCGGACATCACTGAGCTGACCCCCGGCAGCCCCTTGGCCTCCCCCAGCAGGAGTGTGGATGAGGG gacCCTGTCGAGCAGCCCCCTGGTGCAAGTAAAGGAGGAGCCCCCGAGCCGCCCTCAGAGCCCCCAGGCACAGGAGGCGAGTCCCGGGCGCCTGACCACCGTGGTGGAGACGCCCCTGTCCCCGACCGCCCTTATCGACTCCATTCTGCGGGAGAGCGAGCCTGCCCCCGCCGCCTCAGCCTCGCCCCTCACAGATGTGGGGGCCCGGCCCCCATCGACCCTGCCCGCCTCATCCCCTGAGAAGTGCCTCAGCGTAGCCTGCCTGGACAA TTTGACTCACACTCCACAGATGTCTGGGGTCGCCCGCCTCTTCCcctacccctcctcctcctctctgcatGGCCGATTCCAGCCAGG GGCCGAGCTCAGTGAGCACTTGGACGCCATGGACTCCAACCTGGACAACCTGCAGACCATGCTGACGAGCCACGGCTTCAGCGTGGACACCACCGCCCTGCTGGAT CTGTTCAGCCCCTCGGTGCCAGACATGAACCTGCCCGACCTGGACAGCAGCCTGGCCAGT ATCCAGGAGCTCCTGTCTCCCCAGGAGCCCCCCAAGCCTCTCGAGGTGGAGGACAGTAGTCCCGACTCAG GAAAGCAGCTGGTGCACTACACGGCGCAGCCCCTGTTCCTGATGGAGCCGGGCCCTGTGGACGTGGGGAGCAGCGACCTGCCTGTGCTCTTCGAGCTGGGGGAGGGCTCCTACTTCTCGGAGGGGGACGACTACGCAGAGGACCCCACCATCTCCCTGCTGACGGGCTCTGAGCCCCCCAAAGCCAAGGACCCCACTGTCTCCTAG
- the HSF1 gene encoding heat shock factor protein 1 isoform X3, producing MDLPVGPGTAGPSNVPAFLTKLWTLVSDPDTDALICWSPSGNSFHVFDQGQFAKEVLPKYFKHNNMASFVRQLNMYGFRKVVHIEQGGLVKPERDDTEFQHPCFLRGQEQLLENIKRKVTSVSTLKSEDIKVHQDSVTKLLTDVQLMKGKQESMDSKLLAMKHENEALWREVASLRQKHAQQQKVVNKLIQFLISLVQSNRILGVKRKIPLMLNDSGSAHSLPKYGRQYSLEPIHGSGPYSAPSPAYSGSGLYSSDAVSSSGPIISDITELTPGSPLASPSRSVDEGTLSSSPLVQVKEEPPSRPQSPQAQEASPGRLTTVVETPLSPTALIDSILRESEPAPAASASPLTDVGARPPSTLPASSPEKCLSVACLDKAELSEHLDAMDSNLDNLQTMLTSHGFSVDTTALLDLFSPSVPDMNLPDLDSSLASQIQELLSPQEPPKPLEVEDSSPDSGKQLVHYTAQPLFLMEPGPVDVGSSDLPVLFELGEGSYFSEGDDYAEDPTISLLTGSEPPKAKDPTVS from the exons ATGGATCTGCCTGTGGGCCCTGGCACAGCGGGACCCAGCAACGTCCCGGCCTTCCTGACCAAGCTGTGGACCCTCGTGAGCGACCCAGACACGGACGCGCTTATCTGCTGGAGCCCG AGCGGGAACAGCTTCCACGTGTTCGACCAAGGCCAGTTTGCCAAAGAGGTGCTGCCCAAGTACTTCAAGCACAACAACATGGCCAGCTTCGTGCGGCAGCTCAACATGT ATGGCTTCCGGAAGGTGGTCCACATTGAGCAGGGCGGCCTGGTCAAGCCAGAGAGGGATGACACTGAGTTCCAGCACCCATGCTTCCTACGTGGCCAGGAGCAGCTCCTGGAGAACATCAAGAGGAAAGTGACCAGT GTGTCCACCCTGAAGAGCGAGGACATAAAGGTTCACCAAGACAGTGTCACGAAGCTGCTGACCGACGTGCAGCTGATGAAGGGGAAGCAGGAAAGCATGGACTCCAAGCTCCTGGCCATGAAGCA CGAGAACGAGGCCTTGTGGCGGGAGGTGGCCAGCCTGCGGCAGAAGCACGCCCAGCAGCAGAAAGTCGTCAACAAG CTCATCCAGTTCCTCATCTCACTGGTCCAGTCCAACCGGATCCTGGGGGTGAAGAGAAAGAT ccccctgATGCTGAACGACAGCGGCTCGGCACATTCCTTGCCCAAGTATGGCCGGCAGTACTCCCTGGAACCCATCCACGGCTCGGGCCCCTACTCG GCTCCGTCCCCGGCCTACAGTGGCTCTGGCCTCTACTCCTCAGATGCCGTTTCCAGCTCTGGACCCATCATCTCGGACATCACTGAGCTGACCCCCGGCAGCCCCTTGGCCTCCCCCAGCAGGAGTGTGGATGAGGG gacCCTGTCGAGCAGCCCCCTGGTGCAAGTAAAGGAGGAGCCCCCGAGCCGCCCTCAGAGCCCCCAGGCACAGGAGGCGAGTCCCGGGCGCCTGACCACCGTGGTGGAGACGCCCCTGTCCCCGACCGCCCTTATCGACTCCATTCTGCGGGAGAGCGAGCCTGCCCCCGCCGCCTCAGCCTCGCCCCTCACAGATGTGGGGGCCCGGCCCCCATCGACCCTGCCCGCCTCATCCCCTGAGAAGTGCCTCAGCGTAGCCTGCCTGGACAA GGCCGAGCTCAGTGAGCACTTGGACGCCATGGACTCCAACCTGGACAACCTGCAGACCATGCTGACGAGCCACGGCTTCAGCGTGGACACCACCGCCCTGCTGGAT CTGTTCAGCCCCTCGGTGCCAGACATGAACCTGCCCGACCTGGACAGCAGCCTGGCCAGT CAGATCCAGGAGCTCCTGTCTCCCCAGGAGCCCCCCAAGCCTCTCGAGGTGGAGGACAGTAGTCCCGACTCAG GAAAGCAGCTGGTGCACTACACGGCGCAGCCCCTGTTCCTGATGGAGCCGGGCCCTGTGGACGTGGGGAGCAGCGACCTGCCTGTGCTCTTCGAGCTGGGGGAGGGCTCCTACTTCTCGGAGGGGGACGACTACGCAGAGGACCCCACCATCTCCCTGCTGACGGGCTCTGAGCCCCCCAAAGCCAAGGACCCCACTGTCTCCTAG
- the HSF1 gene encoding heat shock factor protein 1 isoform X4 translates to MDLPVGPGTAGPSNVPAFLTKLWTLVSDPDTDALICWSPSGNSFHVFDQGQFAKEVLPKYFKHNNMASFVRQLNMYGFRKVVHIEQGGLVKPERDDTEFQHPCFLRGQEQLLENIKRKVTSVSTLKSEDIKVHQDSVTKLLTDVQLMKGKQESMDSKLLAMKHENEALWREVASLRQKHAQQQKVVNKLIQFLISLVQSNRILGVKRKIPLMLNDSGSAHSLPKYGRQYSLEPIHGSGPYSAPSPAYSGSGLYSSDAVSSSGPIISDITELTPGSPLASPSRSVDEGTLSSSPLVQVKEEPPSRPQSPQAQEASPGRLTTVVETPLSPTALIDSILRESEPAPAASASPLTDVGARPPSTLPASSPEKCLSVACLDKAELSEHLDAMDSNLDNLQTMLTSHGFSVDTTALLDLFSPSVPDMNLPDLDSSLASIQELLSPQEPPKPLEVEDSSPDSGKQLVHYTAQPLFLMEPGPVDVGSSDLPVLFELGEGSYFSEGDDYAEDPTISLLTGSEPPKAKDPTVS, encoded by the exons ATGGATCTGCCTGTGGGCCCTGGCACAGCGGGACCCAGCAACGTCCCGGCCTTCCTGACCAAGCTGTGGACCCTCGTGAGCGACCCAGACACGGACGCGCTTATCTGCTGGAGCCCG AGCGGGAACAGCTTCCACGTGTTCGACCAAGGCCAGTTTGCCAAAGAGGTGCTGCCCAAGTACTTCAAGCACAACAACATGGCCAGCTTCGTGCGGCAGCTCAACATGT ATGGCTTCCGGAAGGTGGTCCACATTGAGCAGGGCGGCCTGGTCAAGCCAGAGAGGGATGACACTGAGTTCCAGCACCCATGCTTCCTACGTGGCCAGGAGCAGCTCCTGGAGAACATCAAGAGGAAAGTGACCAGT GTGTCCACCCTGAAGAGCGAGGACATAAAGGTTCACCAAGACAGTGTCACGAAGCTGCTGACCGACGTGCAGCTGATGAAGGGGAAGCAGGAAAGCATGGACTCCAAGCTCCTGGCCATGAAGCA CGAGAACGAGGCCTTGTGGCGGGAGGTGGCCAGCCTGCGGCAGAAGCACGCCCAGCAGCAGAAAGTCGTCAACAAG CTCATCCAGTTCCTCATCTCACTGGTCCAGTCCAACCGGATCCTGGGGGTGAAGAGAAAGAT ccccctgATGCTGAACGACAGCGGCTCGGCACATTCCTTGCCCAAGTATGGCCGGCAGTACTCCCTGGAACCCATCCACGGCTCGGGCCCCTACTCG GCTCCGTCCCCGGCCTACAGTGGCTCTGGCCTCTACTCCTCAGATGCCGTTTCCAGCTCTGGACCCATCATCTCGGACATCACTGAGCTGACCCCCGGCAGCCCCTTGGCCTCCCCCAGCAGGAGTGTGGATGAGGG gacCCTGTCGAGCAGCCCCCTGGTGCAAGTAAAGGAGGAGCCCCCGAGCCGCCCTCAGAGCCCCCAGGCACAGGAGGCGAGTCCCGGGCGCCTGACCACCGTGGTGGAGACGCCCCTGTCCCCGACCGCCCTTATCGACTCCATTCTGCGGGAGAGCGAGCCTGCCCCCGCCGCCTCAGCCTCGCCCCTCACAGATGTGGGGGCCCGGCCCCCATCGACCCTGCCCGCCTCATCCCCTGAGAAGTGCCTCAGCGTAGCCTGCCTGGACAA GGCCGAGCTCAGTGAGCACTTGGACGCCATGGACTCCAACCTGGACAACCTGCAGACCATGCTGACGAGCCACGGCTTCAGCGTGGACACCACCGCCCTGCTGGAT CTGTTCAGCCCCTCGGTGCCAGACATGAACCTGCCCGACCTGGACAGCAGCCTGGCCAGT ATCCAGGAGCTCCTGTCTCCCCAGGAGCCCCCCAAGCCTCTCGAGGTGGAGGACAGTAGTCCCGACTCAG GAAAGCAGCTGGTGCACTACACGGCGCAGCCCCTGTTCCTGATGGAGCCGGGCCCTGTGGACGTGGGGAGCAGCGACCTGCCTGTGCTCTTCGAGCTGGGGGAGGGCTCCTACTTCTCGGAGGGGGACGACTACGCAGAGGACCCCACCATCTCCCTGCTGACGGGCTCTGAGCCCCCCAAAGCCAAGGACCCCACTGTCTCCTAG
- the HSF1 gene encoding heat shock factor protein 1 isoform X5 — MASFVRQLNMYGFRKVVHIEQGGLVKPERDDTEFQHPCFLRGQEQLLENIKRKVTSVSTLKSEDIKVHQDSVTKLLTDVQLMKGKQESMDSKLLAMKHENEALWREVASLRQKHAQQQKVVNKLIQFLISLVQSNRILGVKRKIPLMLNDSGSAHSLPKYGRQYSLEPIHGSGPYSAPSPAYSGSGLYSSDAVSSSGPIISDITELTPGSPLASPSRSVDEGTLSSSPLVQVKEEPPSRPQSPQAQEASPGRLTTVVETPLSPTALIDSILRESEPAPAASASPLTDVGARPPSTLPASSPEKCLSVACLDNLTHTPQMSGVARLFPYPSSSSLHGRFQPGAELSEHLDAMDSNLDNLQTMLTSHGFSVDTTALLDLFSPSVPDMNLPDLDSSLASQIQELLSPQEPPKPLEVEDSSPDSGKQLVHYTAQPLFLMEPGPVDVGSSDLPVLFELGEGSYFSEGDDYAEDPTISLLTGSEPPKAKDPTVS, encoded by the exons ATGGCCAGCTTCGTGCGGCAGCTCAACATGT ATGGCTTCCGGAAGGTGGTCCACATTGAGCAGGGCGGCCTGGTCAAGCCAGAGAGGGATGACACTGAGTTCCAGCACCCATGCTTCCTACGTGGCCAGGAGCAGCTCCTGGAGAACATCAAGAGGAAAGTGACCAGT GTGTCCACCCTGAAGAGCGAGGACATAAAGGTTCACCAAGACAGTGTCACGAAGCTGCTGACCGACGTGCAGCTGATGAAGGGGAAGCAGGAAAGCATGGACTCCAAGCTCCTGGCCATGAAGCA CGAGAACGAGGCCTTGTGGCGGGAGGTGGCCAGCCTGCGGCAGAAGCACGCCCAGCAGCAGAAAGTCGTCAACAAG CTCATCCAGTTCCTCATCTCACTGGTCCAGTCCAACCGGATCCTGGGGGTGAAGAGAAAGAT ccccctgATGCTGAACGACAGCGGCTCGGCACATTCCTTGCCCAAGTATGGCCGGCAGTACTCCCTGGAACCCATCCACGGCTCGGGCCCCTACTCG GCTCCGTCCCCGGCCTACAGTGGCTCTGGCCTCTACTCCTCAGATGCCGTTTCCAGCTCTGGACCCATCATCTCGGACATCACTGAGCTGACCCCCGGCAGCCCCTTGGCCTCCCCCAGCAGGAGTGTGGATGAGGG gacCCTGTCGAGCAGCCCCCTGGTGCAAGTAAAGGAGGAGCCCCCGAGCCGCCCTCAGAGCCCCCAGGCACAGGAGGCGAGTCCCGGGCGCCTGACCACCGTGGTGGAGACGCCCCTGTCCCCGACCGCCCTTATCGACTCCATTCTGCGGGAGAGCGAGCCTGCCCCCGCCGCCTCAGCCTCGCCCCTCACAGATGTGGGGGCCCGGCCCCCATCGACCCTGCCCGCCTCATCCCCTGAGAAGTGCCTCAGCGTAGCCTGCCTGGACAA TTTGACTCACACTCCACAGATGTCTGGGGTCGCCCGCCTCTTCCcctacccctcctcctcctctctgcatGGCCGATTCCAGCCAGG GGCCGAGCTCAGTGAGCACTTGGACGCCATGGACTCCAACCTGGACAACCTGCAGACCATGCTGACGAGCCACGGCTTCAGCGTGGACACCACCGCCCTGCTGGAT CTGTTCAGCCCCTCGGTGCCAGACATGAACCTGCCCGACCTGGACAGCAGCCTGGCCAGT CAGATCCAGGAGCTCCTGTCTCCCCAGGAGCCCCCCAAGCCTCTCGAGGTGGAGGACAGTAGTCCCGACTCAG GAAAGCAGCTGGTGCACTACACGGCGCAGCCCCTGTTCCTGATGGAGCCGGGCCCTGTGGACGTGGGGAGCAGCGACCTGCCTGTGCTCTTCGAGCTGGGGGAGGGCTCCTACTTCTCGGAGGGGGACGACTACGCAGAGGACCCCACCATCTCCCTGCTGACGGGCTCTGAGCCCCCCAAAGCCAAGGACCCCACTGTCTCCTAG